A single genomic interval of Microbacterium oleivorans harbors:
- the pknB gene encoding Stk1 family PASTA domain-containing Ser/Thr kinase — translation MASVYRGYDVTLGREVAVKILKRELADDPGFRTRFRLEAQAASRMAHTSIVRVFDAGEDVEVDPDGSRHPVPYIIMELVTGRLLKDMIDAGPLSEADAVRYVDGILEALEYSHRAGVVHRDIKPGNVMITDAGSVKVMDFGIARAVSDSSSTVAETTTIIGTAAYFSPEQAKGEPVDARADLYSTGVVLYELLTGRAPFRGETPVAVAYQHVSEAPLPPSEIVENVPRALDAVVLRALAKSPFQRFQDATEFRTALDEAIGGKQPSKRQMGALTNELYGPDPRNAAETARSLRQLSTDNSMRRTQSGPPVSWIWAGVAVLAALLIAVLIWVLAFRPTSTVPPTSRVVPEVSGKSWDLAENLLTEADLDPVRSDRSDDIVPEGDVIATEPAEGITVSPGQRVAVYVSTGQEMAAVPTLVNLSRDEATQALADAGLQLGTVRSQNHPTLAAGTVIETSAQPGAELAMGSPVNLVVASGTVILVDLTGYTVEAAQRELQQESLQLVPEVVEDPGCAASPGGPTVATQSLMPGEVPIGSTVSLTVCTGA, via the coding sequence ATGGCGAGCGTGTATCGGGGCTACGACGTGACCCTGGGCCGCGAGGTCGCGGTGAAGATCCTCAAGCGGGAGCTCGCCGACGACCCCGGATTCCGCACCCGCTTCCGCCTCGAGGCGCAGGCCGCCTCCCGGATGGCGCACACCTCGATCGTCCGCGTCTTCGACGCGGGTGAGGATGTCGAGGTCGACCCCGACGGCAGCCGGCATCCCGTGCCCTACATCATCATGGAGCTGGTCACGGGTCGCCTGCTCAAAGACATGATCGACGCGGGCCCGCTCTCCGAGGCCGACGCGGTCCGCTACGTCGACGGCATCCTCGAGGCGCTCGAGTACTCCCATCGCGCCGGAGTCGTCCACCGCGACATCAAGCCCGGCAACGTCATGATCACCGACGCCGGCTCGGTGAAGGTCATGGACTTCGGCATCGCTCGTGCCGTCTCGGACTCGTCGTCGACCGTCGCCGAGACGACGACCATCATCGGCACCGCGGCCTACTTCTCGCCCGAACAGGCGAAGGGCGAGCCGGTCGATGCGCGGGCCGATCTGTATTCGACGGGCGTCGTGCTCTACGAGCTGCTCACCGGTCGCGCGCCCTTTCGCGGTGAGACCCCGGTCGCGGTCGCCTATCAGCACGTCAGCGAAGCGCCGCTCCCGCCGTCCGAGATCGTCGAGAACGTGCCTCGAGCACTGGATGCCGTCGTGCTCCGTGCCCTGGCGAAGAGCCCGTTCCAGCGATTCCAGGATGCGACCGAGTTCCGTACCGCGCTCGACGAGGCGATCGGCGGCAAGCAGCCCTCGAAACGCCAGATGGGCGCTCTGACGAACGAGCTGTACGGGCCCGATCCGCGTAATGCCGCCGAGACGGCTCGGTCGCTGCGTCAGCTCAGCACCGACAACTCGATGCGCCGTACCCAGTCCGGTCCCCCGGTCAGCTGGATCTGGGCCGGTGTCGCCGTGCTCGCCGCACTCCTGATCGCCGTGCTCATCTGGGTGCTGGCCTTCCGGCCCACCTCGACGGTGCCTCCCACCTCGCGGGTCGTCCCCGAGGTCTCGGGCAAGTCGTGGGACCTCGCCGAGAACCTGCTGACCGAGGCCGATCTCGACCCGGTGCGCTCCGATCGCAGCGATGACATCGTGCCTGAAGGCGATGTCATCGCGACCGAACCGGCCGAGGGCATCACGGTGTCGCCGGGACAGCGCGTGGCGGTGTACGTGTCGACCGGGCAGGAGATGGCCGCGGTGCCGACGCTCGTGAACCTCTCTCGCGACGAGGCGACCCAGGCCCTCGCCGACGCGGGCCTCCAGCTCGGCACCGTCCGTTCGCAGAACCATCCCACGCTCGCCGCCGGAACCGTCATCGAGACGTCCGCGCAACCGGGCGCGGAGCTTGCGATGGGCAGCCCGGTGAATCTCGTGGTCGCCAGCGGCACCGTCATCCTGGTCGACCTCACCGGATACACCGTCGAGGCGGCGCAGCGCGAGCTGCAGCAGGAGTCGCTCCAGCTGGTTCCGGAGGTCGTCGAGGACCCGGGCTGCGCGGCATCGCCGGGCGGCCCGACCGTGGCGACGCAGTCGCTGATGCCGGGCGAGGTGCCCATCGGCTCGACGGTGTCGCTCACGGTCTGCACCGGCGCCTGA
- a CDS encoding anthranilate synthase component II, with the protein MTRILVVDNHDSFVHTLVGYLRELGAITTMVEADGIDDPDRVIAGYDGILVSPGPGSPEDAGASVAVVRSAAAAAAPLLGVCLGHQAVAVAFGGEVGEAPELMHGMTSPVEHDGSSLFAGLARPFTAGRYHSLAVDAARLPGELVVTATTPAGTVMALAHRSLPIYGVQFHPESVLTEGGYRLLGNWLTMLGSTGADELGARLRPHRSDDAAG; encoded by the coding sequence GTGACGCGCATCCTGGTCGTCGACAACCACGACAGCTTCGTCCACACCCTCGTCGGGTACCTCCGCGAGCTGGGTGCGATCACCACCATGGTCGAGGCCGACGGGATCGACGACCCCGATCGCGTGATCGCCGGGTACGACGGCATCCTGGTCTCTCCCGGCCCCGGCTCTCCCGAGGACGCCGGGGCATCGGTGGCGGTGGTGCGGTCAGCAGCCGCGGCCGCCGCACCGCTGCTCGGAGTGTGTCTCGGCCACCAGGCTGTCGCGGTGGCGTTCGGGGGCGAGGTGGGGGAGGCGCCGGAGCTGATGCACGGGATGACCTCGCCGGTCGAGCACGACGGGTCGTCCCTGTTCGCCGGCCTGGCGCGCCCGTTCACCGCCGGTCGGTATCACTCGCTCGCGGTGGACGCCGCCCGGCTGCCGGGCGAGCTCGTCGTGACGGCGACGACCCCGGCGGGAACCGTGATGGCCCTCGCGCACCGGTCGCTGCCGATCTACGGCGTGCAGTTCCACCCGGAGTCGGTGCTGACCGAGGGCGGCTATCGGCTGCTGGGCAACTGGCTCACGATGCTGGGATCGACCGGTGCCGACGAGCTCGGCGCGCGGCTGCGGCCGCACCGCTCCGACGACGCCGCGGGCTGA
- a CDS encoding class E sortase: MGVLGELLLTAGVVMMLFVSWQMWFGDMIIGSQKQAEASALAQQWQADGATAPPASDDGAADPGVVPVLAEPGRGAEFGVMHVPRFGPDWQFTIANGTAKKTILDEGYIGHYEGSAMPGAEGNMAVAAHRWTSGAPFDPVDRLVIGDAIVIQTQDGWYTYRFRNVEYVQDTAIEVLNPVPQQVDLAANGRFLTLTSCAPKLNMLERIISYAVFDEFTPTADGPPASLGDGGDA; the protein is encoded by the coding sequence GTGGGTGTGCTGGGGGAGCTGCTCCTCACCGCCGGCGTCGTGATGATGCTCTTCGTGAGCTGGCAGATGTGGTTCGGCGACATGATCATCGGGTCGCAGAAGCAGGCCGAGGCGTCCGCTCTCGCGCAGCAGTGGCAGGCCGACGGGGCCACCGCGCCGCCCGCCTCGGACGACGGGGCCGCCGATCCGGGGGTGGTCCCCGTGCTCGCCGAGCCCGGTCGGGGGGCGGAGTTCGGGGTCATGCACGTGCCGCGTTTCGGCCCCGACTGGCAGTTCACGATCGCGAACGGCACGGCCAAGAAGACCATCCTCGACGAGGGCTACATCGGTCACTACGAGGGCTCGGCGATGCCCGGCGCCGAGGGAAACATGGCCGTCGCCGCGCATCGATGGACCTCGGGTGCGCCCTTCGATCCCGTCGATCGTCTTGTGATCGGCGACGCGATCGTGATCCAGACCCAGGACGGCTGGTACACCTACCGCTTCCGCAACGTCGAGTATGTGCAGGACACCGCGATCGAGGTCCTCAACCCCGTGCCGCAGCAGGTCGACCTCGCCGCGAACGGGCGCTTCCTCACCCTCACGAGCTGCGCGCCCAAGCTCAACATGCTCGAGCGCATCATCTCGTATGCGGTGTTCGACGAGTTCACCCCCACCGCCGACGGACCTCCGGCGTCGCTGGGCGACGGGGGCGACGCCTGA
- a CDS encoding cell division protein CrgA, producing the protein MASSSDHDDPTVERRPADDAPNPVWFKPIMLGLMLIGLVWVLVFYLSNSTLPVPGIGGWNLVIGFGIAFVGFLMTTRWR; encoded by the coding sequence ATGGCATCTTCGAGCGACCACGACGACCCGACCGTGGAGCGACGCCCCGCAGATGACGCACCTAACCCGGTCTGGTTCAAGCCGATCATGCTGGGACTGATGCTCATCGGACTCGTGTGGGTGCTCGTGTTCTACCTCAGCAACTCCACGCTGCCCGTCCCCGGCATCGGCGGCTGGAACCTGGTGATCGGTTTCGGCATCGCGTTCGTCGGCTTCCTGATGACGACGCGGTGGCGCTGA
- a CDS encoding rhomboid family intramembrane serine protease: MSAPELRNNPDNFCYRHPDRQSFVLCQRCLRTICAECQTPMPVGVICPECLRDQQKNSGAPRPRRPPRVLRAVRADDSRPLVTYGIIALTFFSFVVGFIPGVGSLLALLPPLLYPEFTGTFQPWRLFTVLLVHSGFWHVGLNMLALWMLGRSLEPMLGRARFLWLYLLGGLGGSVAVVLFGFTSTVVGASGAIFGLFGALLVIGRHIGANITGIAVVLGINLVITFLPLLTTAFGGSAAVQVSWQAHVGGLAVGALVGSIFARTRTLTRRSWQPWLLGGTAAGLFALLALPLAIYG; this comes from the coding sequence GTGAGCGCGCCCGAGCTTCGGAACAACCCCGACAACTTCTGCTACCGGCATCCCGATCGTCAGAGCTTCGTGCTCTGTCAGCGCTGTCTGCGCACGATCTGCGCGGAATGCCAGACGCCGATGCCGGTGGGGGTCATCTGTCCCGAATGTCTGCGTGACCAGCAGAAGAACTCGGGCGCGCCACGGCCCCGGCGCCCACCCCGCGTGCTGCGAGCGGTACGGGCCGACGACTCGCGCCCCCTCGTGACCTACGGCATCATCGCGCTGACGTTCTTCAGCTTCGTCGTGGGTTTCATCCCCGGCGTGGGGTCGCTGCTGGCGCTCTTGCCGCCGCTGCTGTACCCCGAGTTCACCGGGACGTTCCAGCCGTGGCGGCTGTTCACCGTGCTGCTGGTGCACAGCGGCTTCTGGCATGTCGGCCTGAACATGCTCGCGCTGTGGATGCTGGGGCGCAGCCTCGAGCCGATGCTGGGGCGCGCCCGCTTCCTCTGGCTCTACCTGCTCGGCGGCCTCGGGGGATCGGTCGCCGTCGTCCTCTTCGGCTTCACCTCGACCGTCGTCGGCGCCTCCGGCGCGATCTTCGGTCTCTTCGGAGCTCTCCTCGTGATCGGCCGGCACATCGGAGCGAACATCACCGGGATCGCCGTCGTCCTCGGCATCAACCTCGTCATCACCTTCCTGCCCCTGCTGACGACGGCCTTCGGAGGCAGCGCGGCCGTGCAGGTGTCGTGGCAGGCGCACGTCGGCGGCCTGGCGGTGGGTGCGCTGGTCGGATCGATCTTCGCGCGGACGCGGACGCTCACGCGGCGGAGCTGGCAACCGTGGCTGCTCGGCGGCACCGCGGCCGGCCTGTTCGCGTTGCTCGCGTTGCCGCTCGCCATCTACGGCTGA
- a CDS encoding peptidylprolyl isomerase, which translates to MPQHTAVATIHTNHGDIVVNLFGDQAPRTVKNFIGLADGTGAWTDPATGNPGDGPLYTDVIFHRIIPNFMIQGGDPLGQGIGGPGYNFDDEISPELDFQKPYILAMANAGLRRNAITGKAEGTNGSQFFITTDPTPWLQGKHTIFGEVADAASREVVDVIAAVKTGAGDRPVEPVVMSSIDITAV; encoded by the coding sequence ATGCCTCAGCACACTGCAGTAGCGACGATCCACACCAACCACGGCGACATCGTCGTCAACCTCTTCGGCGACCAGGCGCCCCGCACGGTGAAGAACTTCATCGGTCTCGCCGACGGCACCGGAGCCTGGACCGACCCCGCGACCGGCAACCCCGGTGACGGTCCTCTCTACACCGACGTCATCTTCCACCGCATCATCCCGAACTTCATGATCCAGGGCGGCGACCCCCTCGGTCAGGGCATCGGCGGCCCCGGCTACAACTTCGATGACGAGATCAGCCCCGAGCTCGACTTCCAGAAGCCGTACATCCTCGCCATGGCCAACGCCGGCCTGCGTCGCAACGCCATCACCGGCAAGGCCGAGGGCACCAACGGCTCGCAGTTCTTCATCACCACCGACCCGACGCCGTGGCTGCAGGGCAAGCACACCATCTTCGGCGAGGTCGCCGACGCCGCCTCGCGCGAGGTCGTCGACGTGATCGCCGCCGTCAAGACCGGCGCGGGCGACCGTCCGGTCGAGCCCGTCGTCATGTCGTCGATCGACATCACCGCGGTCTGA
- a CDS encoding DNA helicase, whose product MSLSRKHKKQLRKLQKQANTLWESQQVLVGEAANVARDAGHQLGQYSREHVQPAVKHSYEQYAAPYVDKTARATRKVYNGALIPAAGAVVGGALSVWDAATDTRERLAHGRGVDLDLSSVKKKAAKYGKKATKKFQSRAALPEPKKGLGAGGVIAIILGVTAAAGVLYAAWQTLRADDELWVADDPLRAPDA is encoded by the coding sequence GTGAGCCTCAGCCGCAAGCACAAGAAGCAACTCCGCAAGCTCCAGAAGCAGGCGAACACCCTGTGGGAGTCGCAGCAGGTCCTGGTGGGGGAGGCCGCGAACGTCGCCCGTGACGCCGGTCACCAGCTGGGCCAGTACAGCCGCGAGCACGTCCAGCCGGCCGTGAAGCACTCGTACGAGCAGTACGCGGCTCCGTACGTCGACAAGACCGCCCGTGCGACCCGCAAGGTGTACAACGGCGCACTCATCCCCGCCGCCGGAGCCGTCGTCGGCGGCGCGCTGTCGGTGTGGGATGCCGCCACCGACACCCGCGAGCGCCTCGCGCACGGCCGGGGTGTCGACCTCGACCTCTCGTCGGTGAAGAAGAAGGCTGCGAAGTACGGCAAGAAGGCGACCAAGAAGTTCCAGTCGCGCGCCGCTCTGCCCGAGCCCAAGAAGGGCCTGGGCGCCGGTGGCGTGATCGCCATCATCCTCGGTGTCACCGCCGCGGCCGGTGTGCTCTACGCCGCCTGGCAGACGCTCCGCGCCGACGACGAGCTGTGGGTGGCGGACGACCCGCTGCGCGCGCCCGACGCCTGA
- a CDS encoding aminoacyl-tRNA deacylase — MTEDLEPTSRVRLAAAERGLDVVVRPRPEASSLDEAAALLGLEPDDIVKTLVVKRSDDTYLFALVPGDRVISWPKLRAIVGVNKLRLPEPELALQATGYERGTIVPIGSTGDWPIFADSSIVGRRIAMGAGAHGYSLFVDADALIAAYGATVADITEQRSR, encoded by the coding sequence ATGACCGAAGATCTCGAGCCCACGTCTCGGGTCCGCCTTGCGGCGGCCGAGCGTGGGCTCGATGTCGTCGTGCGGCCGCGTCCGGAGGCATCGAGCCTCGACGAGGCCGCGGCCCTGCTCGGGCTCGAGCCCGACGACATCGTCAAGACGCTCGTCGTCAAGCGCAGCGACGACACCTATCTCTTCGCGCTGGTTCCGGGAGATCGGGTCATCTCCTGGCCCAAGCTCCGCGCCATCGTGGGGGTGAACAAGCTGCGGTTGCCCGAGCCCGAGCTCGCCCTGCAGGCGACCGGCTACGAGCGCGGCACGATCGTCCCGATCGGGAGCACCGGCGACTGGCCGATCTTCGCCGACTCGTCGATCGTGGGCCGACGCATCGCGATGGGTGCGGGAGCACACGGCTACAGCCTGTTCGTCGACGCCGATGCCCTCATCGCAGCCTACGGCGCGACGGTCGCCGACATCACGGAGCAGCGCTCGCGCTGA
- a CDS encoding DUF3566 domain-containing protein, with protein sequence MSTVADKLAKKSTSKTSSKQVRLRLVYVDFWSAVKLSFLAAVALAIVTVVATFLVFMVLSTTGLIDRVDELFVAFSNGDFSIKQFLNLPQVMAFSAIVAILNLIVVTVLGAVVAGIYNVMVKVTGGLLVGFTSN encoded by the coding sequence ATGAGCACGGTCGCCGACAAACTCGCCAAGAAGTCCACCAGCAAGACCAGCTCCAAGCAGGTCCGCCTGCGCCTGGTCTACGTCGACTTCTGGTCGGCCGTGAAGCTGTCGTTCCTCGCCGCGGTTGCTCTGGCGATCGTGACGGTCGTCGCGACCTTCCTCGTGTTCATGGTGCTCAGCACGACGGGGCTCATCGACCGCGTCGATGAGCTGTTCGTGGCCTTCTCGAACGGTGACTTCTCGATCAAGCAGTTCCTCAATCTGCCGCAGGTGATGGCGTTCTCGGCCATCGTGGCGATCCTCAACCTCATCGTCGTCACGGTGCTCGGCGCGGTCGTCGCGGGCATCTACAACGTCATGGTCAAGGTCACCGGCGGGCTGCTCGTCGGCTTCACCTCCAATTAG